The Anolis carolinensis isolate JA03-04 chromosome 2, rAnoCar3.1.pri, whole genome shotgun sequence genome contains the following window.
tgttttgctgaagGGTGAGGTTTGTCCTGTGTCTCCCTCTGGACTGCTTTTCTTATGTTTGACAACAGTGGCATCTAGTGGACAATTTGAGTCAATTCAGAAATTCCtttaggttgttgtgtgttttccaggctgtatggccatgttctagaagtattctctcctgacatttcacccacatctatgttattctgtcctgatgtttcgcccacatctatggtatacctcacaacctctgaggatgcctgccataggtgtgggcgaaacgtcaggagataatgcttctggaacatggccatacagccaggaaaaaacacaacaaccctgtgattccggtcatgaaagtcttcaacaagaAATTCCTTTATAGATGAACAATTGAATGCACACAAGGGAATAATTCCAGCAAGGCTCtgactttttctctctccctaaaataaagtaaagaagaaaagaaaaaaagtcttcAATAATAAAGTAACACAGCAAAGAacagaaataaagagaaaaaaaaaacatatgtgttgtcaaaggctttcatggctgggatcacagggttgttatatgtctttcgggctgtgtggccatgttccagaagtattctctcctgacgttttgcccacatctatggcaggtatcctcagaggttgcgagggatggttttttaaaaaaaagcatagtTTTTTTAATTCATGATTTTCCAACGTTTGTGGGTGCTAATCCCAGCTAATGTGCAGCAATATGGGCCCTTTGTCACCGGAGCTGCTGTTTTCCCCGTGTGAGATACAAGTCCGCCAGTCTGCATTAAATAGTTCTTTTCAGTCGCACGTGGGTTTTCTCGTGTTTGCTGACGCCTGCTTTTTGGCTGAACCTCTTCCCGCAATAGCCGCACTtgtagggcttctccccggtgtgcaGCCGCATGTGGGTCATGAGGTTCCCCTTCTGGTTGAAGCCCTTCCCGCACTCGGGGCAAACAAAGGGGTTCTCCCCGGTGTGGATTCGCTCGTGGATCACGAGCTTGCACCTCTTTGGGAAGCTTTTCCCACAGTGGATGCACTTGTGGGGGCTCTCCCCGCGGTGCATGCGCTCATGGATGGTCAGGTACCGCTTCCGGTTGAAGTTCTTCCCGCAGTCCAGGCACTTGTACGGCCGCTCCCCGGTGTGCGTCCGGACGTGCTCTCGCAGGACCGAAGAGCGGCCAAAGCTCCTGCCGCAGTATGAGCATCGCCACGGGGCTTCTCCAGAGTGGACTATCAGGTGATCTTTGAGGCCTGACCCAGAACCAAAGCTTTTCCCACACTTATAGGGGTTTCTCACCCCCGTGTGGGTTATCTCGAGGGTCATAAAGTCTTGCGTCTGGAGGAAGTTGCATGCATTCtctccagtgtgaatgttttgatCTTTCGTAATGCCCGAGCCCGGCCCAAAGTTTCTTCTACGTTGGAAGGATGTACTGGCTGCCTCATTATATGGGACGTTTTGCTGTTCTTTGGGTTTCCTCTCCTTGTCGCTCTCTCCTGGACAGACAGTGTCTCCATTGATACTTTTCTCATGGCTACTCTCTTGATTGCTCATCAGTTCTTGTTCATTTCCAATCATTATTCCCTTCTTAAAGCACTGGAGATCCTGATCTCTTGTCAGAGAGTCATCGTGTATTTTCTCTTGGTCCTGATCTTCCTGGTGAACGGTATTCATTTCATTCTCCTGCACCTGGTTGTTACCTGCTGGAGGGGAAACCCAGAAATATAGGGTCAGCCCTAGTTAGCAAGTGGATAATGGGAGGTCAATGAATACTTTAGGCTATACTGTATTTCAGAAGCAAaatcacctttgagtattccttactCACAAGAATCTGTGATATTCATGGAATGGCCAGAACTTATCAGGGGACTTGAAAGCACACGCAAACtatgtttctgtttattttattttttaaagtaaataataataataataataataataaaaaaaaaactttatttatataccactccatctccttgagaagactcagggtggtttccaatcatgTGTGTAAAACAGAacattgtcaaaacaacatacgaCAACAAAACAGGCATACTAAACAGCATCATAGCAACGCAAAACAGTGCAGTTAAAATAGACATCCATTACATTCAGTCAGACATAGTTAtagagctattattattattattattattattattattattattattattattattattattctaagtgagactctactgtaatacagtagagtctcacttatccaagcctctcttatccaagcttctggattatccaagccactttgtagtcaatgttttcaatatatcgtgatattttggtgctaaattcgtaaatacagtaattacaacataacattactgtgtattgaactactttttctgtcaaatttgttgtctaacatgatgttttggtgcttaacttgtaaaatcataacctaaattgatgtttaataggcttttccttaatccctccttattatccaagatattcgcttatccaatcttctgctggcccgtttggcttggataagtgagactctatagtattataatatttataccccactttatctttcctaaaggagactcaaagcggcttaacataaaagcaatagcattcaatttaaaatatacaaatatgcaaacaataaaacagaattaaatacaaacagtattaaaattcacattattattattattattattattattattattattattattattattattatataagctgccttgaatcccatttCAGGAAAATGTCAggaccgggctttagcacagcaggttaaccaccagctgcaataaatcttttcaatttgaaaggttggcagttcgaagcccgggttgggtgaTCACCCaatcttcagcccagctcactgcccacctagcagatcgaaaacagctgtgagtagataaataggtgcgGCTTAACCAGGAAGGTATTTTAATGACACCACAAGGAAAGACCAGAAAAATGCCGGAGatcaaagaaaggaggaagtctgtgaacaggggcTCTTCGATATggaggatggagtgacagcacccccgcCCCCCATCCCCGTGTCCGGAACTGAACACAACCTGCAGGATGGCAAAagtgggaaatgcctatataccgctatctgtactgttgtctgtcctgtctaacagcattgaatgtttgccgtatatgtgttctgtgatccccGAGtctcctttagggtgaga
Protein-coding sequences here:
- the LOC100564245 gene encoding zinc finger protein with KRAB and SCAN domains 8 isoform X2, producing MEEQDNTSSKAWEGRNQVAKDPRVGPIGGSRESLVQASPCPIKREPVEGLQDLWEAQWQEFLRALQAPGVWVSAEPAPWDDAKTFLASFEQVASACHWPRDKWVAFLQPALSGEAEQAFSTLSSQDRGDYGKVKTVILEGEAMARERQRRHFRQLRYREAEGPRAVYGQLRELCRQWLKVERHTKDEILELLILEQFLSILPTAMQNWVRDRKPESCTQAVALAEDFLVTWHEIKKPEQKLSDPFLEMNMDSSEANQVPLLESLTAQLSKETQDEEARLLGNNQVQENEMNTVHQEDQDQEKIHDDSLTRDQDLQCFKKGIMIGNEQELMSNQESSHEKSINGDTVCPGESDKERKPKEQQNVPYNEAASTSFQRRRNFGPGSGITKDQNIHTGENACNFLQTQDFMTLEITHTGVRNPYKCGKSFGSGSGLKDHLIVHSGEAPWRCSYCGRSFGRSSVLREHVRTHTGERPYKCLDCGKNFNRKRYLTIHERMHRGESPHKCIHCGKSFPKRCKLVIHERIHTGENPFVCPECGKGFNQKGNLMTHMRLHTGEKPYKCGYCGKRFSQKAGVSKHEKTHVRLKRTI
- the LOC100564245 gene encoding zinc finger protein with KRAB and SCAN domains 8 isoform X1; amino-acid sequence: MEEQDNTSSKAWEGRNQVAKDPRVGPIGGSRESLVQASPCPIKREPVEGLQDLWEAQWQEFLRALQAPGVWVSAEPAPWDDAKTFLASFEQVASACHWPRDKWVAFLQPALSGEAEQAFSTLSSQDRGDYGKVKTVILEGEAMARERQRRHFRQLRYREAEGPRAVYGQLRELCRQWLKVERHTKDEILELLILEQFLSILPTAMQNWVRDRKPESCTQAVALAEDFLVTWHEIKKPEQKLSDPFLEMNMDSSEANQVPLLESLTAQLSKETQDEEARLLAGNNQVQENEMNTVHQEDQDQEKIHDDSLTRDQDLQCFKKGIMIGNEQELMSNQESSHEKSINGDTVCPGESDKERKPKEQQNVPYNEAASTSFQRRRNFGPGSGITKDQNIHTGENACNFLQTQDFMTLEITHTGVRNPYKCGKSFGSGSGLKDHLIVHSGEAPWRCSYCGRSFGRSSVLREHVRTHTGERPYKCLDCGKNFNRKRYLTIHERMHRGESPHKCIHCGKSFPKRCKLVIHERIHTGENPFVCPECGKGFNQKGNLMTHMRLHTGEKPYKCGYCGKRFSQKAGVSKHEKTHVRLKRTI